TGGCGATTCCCTGCTGGCGCGCCAGGCCGGCGAGCAGGTTGAGGATCTCGGCGCGGATCGAGACGTCGAGCATCGAGACCGGCTCGTCGGCGATCAGGACCTCGGGCTCCAACACCAAGGCGCCCGCGATGACGACCCGCTGGCGCTGCCCACCGGACAGCTCGTGAGGACGACGCCCGACGTACAGCCCGGCCGGCTTCAAGCCTGAGCGCTCCAGCGCCGCATGGACGCGGGTGCGCTCGTCGGCCGAGTCGGCTGCGACCTTGTGGACGCGCAACGGCTCGGCAACGATCTCTCCGATCGTCATCCTGGGGTTGAGCGACTCGTAGGGGTCCTGAAACACCATCTGGACGCGGCGCCGCATCTCCCTGAGGTGGCGCGCCTTGGCGCCTGACAGTTCGATGTCGCCGACGGTCACCGACCCACCGGTCGGCGTGAGCATTCCCATCACGAGATTGGCGGTCGTCGTCTTCCCGCACCCGGACTCGCCGACGACGGCCACGACCTCTCCCGCCGAGACATCGAGGTCGATGCCGTCGACCGCCGTCACCTGCCGCGAAGGAACCCTGCGGATGATCTCGGAGAGGCTGCGGTGGATCGGGAA
This is a stretch of genomic DNA from Acidimicrobiia bacterium. It encodes these proteins:
- a CDS encoding ABC transporter ATP-binding protein, whose translation is MRETAVSLNGVRKSFPIHRSLSEIIRRVPSRQVTAVDGIDLDVSAGEVVAVVGESGCGKTTTANLVMGMLTPTGGSVTVGDIELSGAKARHLREMRRRVQMVFQDPYESLNPRMTIGEIVAEPLRVHKVAADSADERTRVHAALERSGLKPAGLYVGRRPHELSGGQRQRVVIAGALVLEPEVLIADEPVSMLDVSIRAEILNLLAGLARQQGIAILMITHDMSTVAAFSNRIAVMYLGRIVEIGQTAEVLRAPRHPYTEALLSVVPVPHADPDRVRIILDGETPDPSRIPSGCRFHPRCPKAFDECRAVDPVLYEVGAGHAAACLLVRGES